A portion of the Marinobacter alexandrii genome contains these proteins:
- a CDS encoding ABC transporter permease, which translates to MLKNYFLVAIRHLKRQPGYAFLNILGLTIGIASALLIMLYLDQELSYDTHHEKADLVYRISTDFTEPDNSFRWASTQAVLGRAVSQEIQEIDQYVRFAGGGDTRFEYENISYIVEDSYLVDSTVFDLFTVNFLQGEKETALSAPNCIVLSKSVSDQIFKGENPIGKLLQTDNYSYKVTGVYEDMPKTSHIIANAMTSFSTNQNYYNQQSWGGWSLNTYILLNKNVDPAVVEAKLNEEIIPKYVAVIFDQFDIQIKYELINIKDIHLYSDFQGEPTPLGNIDYIYIFLAIAVFLVLIACINYMNLATARSMRRSLEVGIRKVMGALRGALIRQFIVESVLMALAAVIISLGLLSIVVPIINAQLGTDLDITQLASTKIMSIILGILIFTGILSGSYPAFYLSGFSPIKAIKGGKSSGRTGNVWIRRVLVGLQFAISIFMLVGTLIIYQQMQFVREADLGFDKDQIVSFRMNRNVSERWDALKNNLMQDPNIVNASTSTTIPGRGFGKNVMDVETNEGVMESYGIDSYGIDYEYFNVLNVEIVEGRNASRQYPTDTSSAVLVNEAMVVRMNWEDPIGKRFQFDQDSTKFHRVIGVVKNFHQNSLYNPIEALMFVPVLNNSNAMVKINGDLQTGIDHVKASWNELYPELPLEYELLDQNFLQAYNEDRLRGRFFLGFALMMIIISGLGLLGLASFTAEQRTKEISVRKVLGANVKGLVFLLIKDFFWLIIFGAIPAFIIGYRIMNNWLSDFEYHIQINLLTFVAVLIIVTIFVVLTTGFQAYRAATSNPSDNLKYE; encoded by the coding sequence ATGCTTAAAAATTATTTTCTCGTTGCAATCAGACATTTAAAGAGACAACCAGGGTATGCCTTTCTAAATATCCTTGGTTTAACTATAGGTATTGCTTCTGCCCTTCTTATTATGCTGTATCTCGATCAAGAACTGAGCTATGATACTCACCATGAGAAGGCAGATCTAGTATACAGAATCTCGACAGATTTTACCGAACCAGATAACTCATTTCGGTGGGCTTCTACACAGGCCGTTCTTGGAAGGGCTGTGAGTCAGGAAATACAAGAAATCGACCAATACGTACGATTCGCAGGAGGTGGTGATACCCGATTCGAGTATGAAAATATAAGCTACATCGTTGAAGACTCCTATTTGGTTGATTCCACAGTCTTTGATCTATTCACTGTAAATTTCTTGCAAGGAGAAAAAGAAACAGCGCTAAGTGCTCCTAATTGCATTGTATTGAGCAAATCTGTTTCAGATCAAATTTTTAAGGGTGAAAATCCGATTGGCAAACTCCTTCAAACAGATAACTACTCATACAAGGTAACAGGAGTTTATGAAGATATGCCCAAAACCTCGCATATCATCGCAAATGCTATGACTTCATTCAGCACGAATCAAAATTATTATAACCAGCAAAGCTGGGGAGGCTGGAGCCTTAACACCTATATTCTGCTAAATAAAAATGTAGATCCGGCAGTTGTGGAAGCGAAATTGAATGAAGAAATCATTCCAAAATATGTCGCTGTAATATTTGATCAGTTTGATATTCAAATAAAATATGAGCTTATCAATATCAAGGATATCCATCTCTATTCTGATTTTCAAGGTGAGCCAACTCCGTTGGGTAATATTGATTACATCTATATATTCTTAGCCATTGCCGTCTTTTTGGTACTCATCGCATGCATTAACTATATGAACCTTGCTACTGCAAGATCAATGAGGAGATCGCTTGAAGTAGGCATTCGAAAAGTGATGGGAGCATTAAGAGGTGCACTAATTAGGCAATTTATTGTTGAATCAGTCTTGATGGCCCTTGCTGCAGTGATCATTAGCTTAGGGCTCTTATCCATTGTCGTTCCGATTATCAATGCTCAGCTCGGAACTGATTTAGATATCACTCAGCTTGCTTCCACAAAAATCATGAGTATCATTTTAGGTATTCTCATATTTACTGGCATTCTCAGCGGCTCTTATCCAGCTTTTTATTTATCTGGCTTCAGTCCTATCAAGGCAATAAAAGGGGGAAAAAGTAGTGGTAGAACAGGAAATGTATGGATCAGAAGAGTGCTAGTGGGATTGCAGTTTGCCATATCGATATTCATGCTAGTAGGTACACTCATCATTTATCAGCAAATGCAATTTGTAAGAGAAGCAGACCTAGGCTTTGATAAAGATCAGATTGTAAGCTTTCGAATGAATAGAAATGTAAGTGAACGGTGGGATGCACTGAAAAACAATCTTATGCAAGATCCTAACATTGTCAACGCTTCCACATCTACGACTATTCCTGGTCGTGGGTTTGGGAAGAATGTTATGGATGTGGAAACAAATGAAGGAGTGATGGAAAGCTACGGAATCGATTCTTATGGGATTGATTATGAATATTTCAATGTCCTAAATGTAGAAATTGTAGAAGGGAGAAACGCATCAAGGCAATATCCAACCGATACATCTAGCGCCGTTTTAGTTAATGAGGCAATGGTCGTCCGCATGAATTGGGAAGACCCTATTGGCAAGCGCTTTCAGTTTGATCAAGACAGCACAAAATTTCACCGAGTGATTGGTGTAGTTAAAAACTTTCACCAAAACTCTCTTTACAATCCTATTGAGGCACTCATGTTTGTTCCTGTATTGAATAATTCCAATGCCATGGTCAAAATCAATGGAGATCTACAAACTGGTATAGATCATGTCAAAGCATCATGGAACGAACTCTATCCTGAACTGCCTCTTGAATATGAGCTTTTAGATCAGAATTTTCTTCAAGCATATAATGAAGATCGACTCAGAGGACGCTTTTTTCTTGGTTTTGCATTAATGATGATTATTATTTCAGGATTGGGTTTATTGGGATTGGCATCCTTTACCGCCGAACAACGAACAAAAGAAATAAGTGTACGAAAAGTACTTGGTGCTAACGTAAAGGGACTGGTATTCCTGTTGATCAAAGATTTCTTTTGGCTCATCATTTTTGGAGCCATACCTGCCTTTATCATTGGCTATCGAATAATGAATAACTGGCTTAGTGATTTTGAATATCATATTCAAATCAACCTCTTGACGTTCGTTGCAGTTTTAATCATCGTAACCATATTCGTTGTTCTCACCACTGGGTTTCAAGCATACAGAGCTGCAACTTCAAACCCTTCTGATAATTTAAAATATGAATAA
- a CDS encoding 16S rRNA (uracil(1498)-N(3))-methyltransferase gives MAIFYEKELSKENNSLSEEESRHCSQVLRHQEGDEIMIYDGNGGKHRANLTRVSKKVCDFKIIESNITPEKEFEIHLGIAPTKSIDRMEWLIEKLSEIGVDQVTFIQTKHSERKKIRLDRLEKKAVSAMKQSGNPFLMKINELISIDQFLKNDSSDIKLIAHVDKTHQYITKEVEPSKSISVLIGPEGDFSIEEVNMAKATGFKAVSIGENTLRTETAGFVACCFVNTINQY, from the coding sequence ATGGCCATTTTTTACGAAAAAGAGCTAAGTAAAGAGAATAATTCCCTCTCAGAAGAGGAATCCAGACACTGTTCTCAGGTTTTAAGGCATCAAGAAGGGGATGAAATCATGATTTATGATGGAAATGGCGGTAAACATCGTGCGAATTTGACTCGAGTCTCAAAAAAGGTATGTGATTTTAAGATTATTGAATCCAATATCACACCTGAGAAAGAATTCGAAATTCATCTGGGTATCGCTCCAACTAAAAGCATTGACAGAATGGAATGGCTGATTGAAAAACTAAGTGAAATAGGAGTAGATCAAGTGACATTCATTCAAACCAAACATAGTGAGAGAAAAAAAATACGATTGGATAGGCTAGAAAAAAAAGCTGTGAGTGCGATGAAACAATCTGGTAATCCCTTTTTAATGAAAATAAATGAGCTCATTTCTATAGATCAATTCCTCAAGAACGACTCAAGTGATATTAAATTAATAGCTCATGTGGATAAAACTCATCAATACATAACAAAGGAAGTAGAACCTTCAAAATCAATTTCTGTTTTGATAGGACCAGAAGGGGACTTTTCAATAGAAGAAGTTAACATGGCCAAAGCAACAGGTTTTAAAGCAGTCTCAATTGGAGAGAATACGCTAAGAACAGAAACAGCAGGCTTTGTAGCCTGCTGTTTCGTCAATACAATCAATCAGTATTAG
- a CDS encoding glutamine synthetase III → MALLRHQALNLVQTREKVDVQAPSKRISDYFGEMAFTKSQMQSALSPDVFKRVTDCIQNRKKIDIETADAVAVAVKNWAMELGVTHYTHWFQPLTGATAEKHDSFFDPSKGIENFKAEALVQQEPDASSFPNGGIRSTFEARGYTAWDPSSPIFIYGKTLCIPTIFVAYTGEALDHKAPLLKALEAVDKAAVKVCRLFDRNISKVNASLGWEQEYFVIDKALYNARPDLVMGGRTLFGHNPARGQQLDDHYFGSIPSRIYDFMKDYEIESHRLGIPLMTRHNEVAPAQYEAAPMYGSVNEATDQNQLLMDVMDKVANKHDLRVLFHEKPFAELNGSGKHNNWSLVTDTGVNLYQPSSSAKDNLLFLTFFVTTIKAVHEHADMLRSSIASAGNDFRLGANEAPPAIISVFIGSTLTKVLDQLEKSGDVMVEKGENLYMKLGIDQIPSIILDNTDRNRTSPFAFTGNKFEFRAVGSDANVSDPMMVLNTIMADQLSDFYKKVNKLIDGGRDKRLAIIDVLRDYIKESKPVRFEGDGYSDEWVKEAEKRKLSNEPTTPRALDFSVTDKAIKLYEKHKVMTKVEIEARHEIRLENYVMKVQIESRMMGDIASNMIIPTATKYQSKLIENAKGLKDLGLDATEIKKTIEEVSTHINNVRKLSHEMIEERKRINQIEDIREKAIEYCDTVKGKYFQPLRYAVDKLEMFVDDEDWPLPKYRELLFLR, encoded by the coding sequence ATGGCATTACTTAGACACCAAGCGCTTAATTTAGTTCAAACCCGAGAGAAGGTAGACGTTCAGGCACCTTCAAAACGCATCTCCGATTATTTTGGAGAAATGGCTTTCACCAAGTCGCAAATGCAATCCGCTTTGTCACCAGATGTTTTTAAGCGAGTAACCGATTGTATTCAGAACCGAAAGAAGATTGACATTGAAACGGCCGACGCAGTAGCTGTTGCAGTGAAAAATTGGGCCATGGAACTCGGTGTAACTCATTATACTCACTGGTTTCAACCACTGACGGGAGCAACCGCTGAAAAGCATGATTCCTTCTTTGATCCAAGCAAAGGCATAGAAAATTTTAAAGCAGAAGCATTAGTACAGCAGGAGCCCGATGCATCATCATTTCCCAATGGAGGTATTCGAAGTACGTTTGAGGCCAGAGGGTATACAGCTTGGGATCCTTCTTCTCCTATTTTCATTTACGGGAAGACGCTTTGTATCCCAACCATTTTTGTTGCCTACACAGGAGAAGCGCTAGATCACAAGGCACCTTTGCTCAAAGCACTAGAAGCAGTAGATAAAGCTGCCGTTAAGGTATGCCGCTTGTTTGACCGAAACATATCAAAAGTAAATGCTTCGTTGGGATGGGAACAAGAGTATTTTGTAATAGATAAGGCACTTTATAATGCTCGCCCTGATTTGGTAATGGGAGGAAGAACATTGTTTGGCCACAACCCTGCAAGAGGGCAACAACTAGACGATCACTATTTTGGATCTATTCCAAGTCGTATTTACGATTTCATGAAAGACTATGAAATTGAATCACACAGATTGGGTATTCCATTGATGACACGACATAATGAGGTTGCTCCTGCGCAGTATGAAGCAGCTCCAATGTATGGCTCTGTGAATGAAGCCACAGATCAAAATCAATTGTTGATGGATGTGATGGATAAGGTGGCGAATAAGCATGATTTAAGAGTTCTTTTTCATGAAAAACCTTTTGCTGAACTCAATGGAAGTGGTAAGCATAACAACTGGTCGCTTGTCACGGATACAGGTGTAAATCTTTATCAGCCAAGCAGCAGCGCGAAAGACAATTTACTTTTCTTAACCTTCTTTGTGACAACCATTAAGGCTGTGCATGAGCATGCAGACATGCTGAGGTCAAGTATTGCATCTGCTGGAAATGACTTCCGTCTAGGAGCGAATGAAGCTCCTCCAGCAATCATTTCAGTATTTATAGGTTCTACATTAACAAAAGTGTTGGATCAGCTGGAAAAATCTGGAGACGTGATGGTAGAGAAAGGGGAAAATTTATACATGAAATTAGGTATTGATCAAATTCCTTCGATCATACTAGACAATACTGATAGAAATAGGACTTCTCCATTCGCCTTCACAGGAAATAAATTTGAATTCAGAGCTGTAGGGTCTGATGCGAACGTGTCTGATCCAATGATGGTATTAAATACAATCATGGCTGATCAACTTTCCGATTTTTACAAGAAAGTGAATAAGTTGATTGATGGCGGAAGAGATAAGCGTTTGGCTATTATTGATGTACTGCGAGATTATATTAAAGAATCTAAACCTGTAAGATTTGAAGGAGACGGTTATTCAGACGAATGGGTAAAAGAGGCTGAAAAAAGAAAACTTTCAAATGAACCAACTACTCCTCGAGCTCTGGATTTCTCTGTGACAGACAAAGCAATAAAGCTTTATGAAAAGCATAAAGTAATGACGAAAGTAGAAATAGAAGCTCGCCACGAGATACGCTTGGAAAATTACGTCATGAAAGTGCAGATCGAATCAAGAATGATGGGGGATATAGCGAGTAATATGATTATTCCAACGGCAACCAAGTATCAATCCAAATTAATTGAGAATGCGAAAGGATTGAAAGACCTGGGGCTAGATGCGACGGAAATCAAGAAGACTATTGAGGAAGTTTCTACGCATATTAATAACGTACGAAAACTTTCACATGAGATGATAGAGGAGCGTAAGCGAATTAATCAGATTGAAGATATTCGTGAGAAAGCTATCGAATATTGTGATACTGTTAAAGGGAAATACTTCCAACCTCTTAGATATGCTGTAGACAAATTGGAGATGTTTGTTGATGATGAGGATTGGCCATTACCGAAATACAGAGAATTATTGTTTTTGCGATAA